The stretch of DNA TGAAATTCTAATTTATTCACCTTGGACGTCTGGTCACTGCGGAGGGATTTTCACCATTGGGTAGGCTCGACTCCCGCCCAGCCTCCCTCTCGCCGCCGTCGCGGGGTGAACCTGTTTTCTTACACTCCATGCTGCTGCGTCGATCCATATGCGCAAAACTGCTGTGTCAAACTCAATCAAAAATCCTCGACGTAACTCAGGCTACGCCTCCGGTATTTTTCAATCGTTTTCCTTGCATTTTCACGTATCTTCACCGCCTCGCTACGCATAGAATATAAGAAAAACAGGTTTGATTACTCGGGTTACGCTCCGGTCAAATCCTCCGCCCGAGCCATACTTTTTCAAATAACAGATAATAATATACTTACAGGTTCAAGTCCCGGAAGGGTCAGGAGTTTGTTCTCTCTCGTTTTTGGACGGGAGGGCAGGCTCTCAGATAAATCACTCCACGTAATCTTTCAAATTCGTCGTCTTCCTTCCTGACCTGAGCGGATTGTGGTTGTTTTGTTTTGTCACAGCTCGTGTCACAGTAATGTCACAGCTCGGTGTCACAGCTTGTCATAGCTTGCCCGGTACATAATGACGAGTCGGATCCGTGGAAGCCACACCTACTTCTATGATAATTTCCTTCGCAAGCATTCCTCTCAGGTCCCGCTGAAGGCTGCGGCGGTTCACATCCGGGCAGAGGGATTCAAAATCCTGGATCGTCAATTTGCCGTGTTGGAGGAGATGCGCGAGAGCCCTGGCCTGTCGTTCGTTCAAACCATGTTTCTTCACAAGCACATCCCGACGGATGGCCTGTTCGCCCCGTTCCCGCACCTCGATCATCTGGGTTTCCAGGCCGGTAATAAAGTAGTCAAGCCAGACCGTCATGTCCATATTATGTTCGCGAACGCTCTGCAGGGCCGTGTAAAAGGCCTGACGGTCCCGATCATAGAATTCACTGATCGTGAAAAGTCGCTTGAAATCATATCCTGCCCGGTAGAGGCAGAGAGTGGAAAGAAGCCGGGAGGCGCGACCGTTGCCATCCAGAAATGGATGAACATGGACCAGCTGAAACTGGGCGACGCCGCTTACAAGCACCGGGTGGATATCGGGATTGCTATTCAGCCATCGGACCAGCTCGGTCATCATCAACGGCACATCAATGGCTGATGGGGGCGTGTAGATCACCTCGCCGGTAGAAGAATTAACAACGTAGTTCTGAACCTTGCGATATTGACCCGGTGCAGCACTTCCTCCGCGTACCCCTTCCACGAGTCGTCGGTGGATTTCACGGATCATCACTTCGGTTATGGGGTCTCTATACTCCAGGGCTTCCGAGATAAACTCAAAAGCTGAACGGTAATTCAGTAACTCCCTCGTGTCATCTGGATCGGCATTCGGGACTGTCTCCCCGTTCCAGAGCCGTTCGGCCTGGTCCAGTGTCAGCCGAGTTCCTTCAATATGGGTGGTGTGATGGGCTTCCAGGATAAGGGCCCGGGCACCCATTTCCTTTACCCAGTCCTCGGAAAGAAGCGCCGCTTCCAGGAATCCTCGTGCCCGTTCAATGCGAGTGATGGCGGAGGTCATCCGATGTGTGATGGTAAAGACAGGGGCGAAGGTGCTCATGTTACGTTCACCTCCTCAGTATGCCGGTCTCGCAGAATCACGGTTCGACTTTCATATGGGGGAGTTTTCCCTTCTTACTCTGTTCCCTGCAGAAAAGGGCGAACTGCCGGAGTGCAAGGGTTGAGGGTGCCGTCTTGCCGTTTTCCCACCGATTGACCGTGGCAAAGCTGACTCCCAGTGCATGAGCGAGCTGTGCCTGCGACATTTGCAATTGCTTCCGAACAGTTTTAACCCGCTTGATAAATTGGTCCTTTTGCTGTGCCATACCTCCCTATTATATAACATGTGTTATATGGGCGCAAGCTAACCTTAGAATATAGCTGCTGGAACATCTTCTGTGGATAGTGAAAATTAACCAAAAAGCTGAGGAATCTGAAGCTGACTGATCCAGTAAAGCACTCAGAATTGAGCGTTTGTATCCAGTGGCAGGACGCCTTGAGAATGCAGTAGTTTACGAAGCTCTGTTCCCAGATTGTCCCTCACGGGGAGCCAACATTTCATAAATAACTGATAATAATATATTTACGGAGTTCCAATCCCTGCGGGATTATCCGGACAAATTCGTAAACATCTGAAAATAAAGAGATAAAAAGTTCCGGTGTCCCGCCGGCCCCCCTGAAGCAACATTTGCGACACTTCCCGGGCCATCCTTGCGAATTCCCCACCGACGCCTGTGATGTATATCGAGATATCACTCCAGTCCATAATCTGAGAAGTTACTCTCGCATTATGATCGAATCTGTGTATAATGGATCCATGTATGTGGCTGTGATGGTAAGTAAAAGCGTGGATCATCCTTATTAACGGTAGAAAGTAAAGATACGAATCAGGTCCGATACCAGAAGGGGAGGGATCTGCATGAAGAGGGTGTTTCTCTTTTTCGTTCTGGTTTTCTTCTTTGGAGATGCGGTTGGACCTTTACAGGGTTTCATTATCCCTGCCCTGCGAGAGAAGACCGTTTCTGATCTGGAGAAAAAGGATTCAAATCCGGATCCTTCTCCCGCTCAAGCATTGAAAATACTTCTTGAAAAACAAAACAGACCATCCACAGAAAAAAATAAACCCATCGTAACTCTTTTCGATCCGCTTTCCGTGAAGGATAATGGGACCCTGAAAGCCAATCCTGACCTGATACTCTTTCGGGCCGGGGTCTTCGATCCAGTCGTAACAATACCATCAGAAATAGATTTCGGGCTGACCTGCAGGAGAGATGCTGGAACCGGGCCTTATCTCTATATCGCCCAGTTCAACAGGACCCCAGGGAAGAGCGATAAGGATCATCTGAACCAGATCGGAGCCGAAGTCCTGTACTACATTCCCAACAACGCCTATATCCTCCGGCTCAAGCCGGAGCAAATCCCAACTGTCGAGAAAATCTCTTCCATTCGAGCTCTTTTTAGACTCCCTAAATGGGCTAAAATTGACCCCCTGATTTGGACGACAATGAAAGATCCAGTCCAGATCGAGATCCTCACCGCTCCCGGCCGGGATGGAGTTCCGGTCCATCGATTCCTGCGTCACACTTTCCAGGATGCCGAATTCATGACAACGGACTATCACCATCAGCGGGGCTGTGTGGTCTGTTCCTTTTCCCATGACAGGCTTTACGAATTCCTGGATACCTGCTCCGATCTTGAAGATGTTCTCTCCATGATTCTCTATGAACCACCGGAACTTCAGAACGACCACTCTATATGGGTTGGCCAGAGCTACGACTGGGTGAACAACACCGATTATGATGTCTCAGCGACAATCTGGAACCAGGGAATCCTGGGTACCGGTCAGATTGTCTGCGTCGCAGACGGCGGCCTGGATACCGACATGTGCTTCTTTCGTTATAACGACTCCATCGAGAGCAAGACATTTCCGCAGTTTTTGAATCCCCCTGAAACCGGTCTCCTGCTTCCAGGTAACAAAGTGATTGCCTATTATGTTCAGCCGGGTGCCGATGAGTGGGATCTCTACTATTTTCATGGAACCCGCGTCTCCGGCTCTGCAGTAGGTGACAATTATCTGACTCTGTCGACGCCCACGTACCATGGCCATGACACAGGAGACGGAATGGCCCCCAACGCCCAGCTGGTGTTCCAGGATGTTACGAACAGCTCGGGTTTCATGGCAGGCCTGATGGGTGACCTGACCGACATGTTCAGCCAGGCTTACTCAGCCGGGGCGCGGATCCACAACGACAGTTGGGGGTTGAGGAGAAATGCCTACTATGCCGATGCCCTGGACATGGATGAGTTTATGTTCCGTCATGAGGATTTTCTCTTTGTCGTGGCCATGGGGAACGCCGGTGCGAATCCGGGAGACGGAACGATCAGCGTTCCCGCCACGGCTAAGAACGTGGTGAGTGTGGGGTCCACAACCAATGGGGGATTGGGCACTCTGGCGGATGATCTGATTAATTCCAGTCGAGGGCCGGTCTTTGATGGACGGCGCAAACCCGACTTGGTTGCCCCCGGTGAAATGATCGTGTCGGCTCTGGGAACCGAGAGCAATGTGGACGACAATTGTTCCACCTGGTCTCACACCGGCAGCTCCTACGCTGCCCCAACGGTCTCGGGTTTACTGGCGCTGATGAGGCAGTACTTCATGGATGGTTTCTACCCGACCGGATCACGAGCCGCGGAAAATGTACGAATACCCTCCGGGGCCCTGTTGAAGGCCTGCCTGATCAACGGTGCTGTTCCCCTGGGGGGTATCGACACATTGACGTCAGGTCCTGTTTCCACTATTCCCTCCAATGACCAGGGGTGGGGGAGGGTACACCTGGACAATGTTCTCTATTTCACGGGAGACTCCCGCCGACTTATGACCTGGGATGTTCGCAACGCCAACGGCCTGTCCACCGGTGAGCAGGTGGAGTACCGGGTGAATGTCACGTCGAGCACGGAGCCCCTCGAGATCCATCTCGTCTGGACCGACCCGGAATCGACGACCCTGGCTGCCGTGAACCTTGTGAACAACCTGGACCTGGAGGTGGTTGACCCGGGAGGAAGCACGACTTACCTGGGCAACGTCTTTTCGGGCGGTGCATCCACAACGGGCGGCTCAGCCGACTTCCTGAACCCTGTTGAAGGGGTCCTGGTCCCCAGTCCCACGACGGGCATGTGGACGCTCCGCGTCAAGGCCACAGCCGTTAATGGGACGGGAACGGCACCCTACAGCAACCGGCAGGGATACGCCCTTGTAGCGACCTTCGCCGACTGTGCCAGTACCATCTCCACGCCGACCGGGCTGAACGCGGTGGATACCGAAATTCTGGGGATCGACCTCAGCTGGAATTCCGTCGCGGGTGCCACCGGGTACCTGATCTACCGCGCCGACGGTTCCTCTCCGGATCCCGAGGAGTATACTCTCGTCGGATCTACAACCTTCACGAACTTTGAGGACACCTTAGTCCAGGGGGGCTACACCTACACGTATACAGTTCGTGCGGTTGATGGATGTACGGAGTCTGCGGCATCCGATACTGCTTCGGCGACATTCAGCGGTGCCTGTGCCCTGAGACCTGACTTCGCCGGCCTTCAAACGGTGATCAACAATACCGACACGGAAGACTGTGAGCTCCATCTCAGCTGGGACCCGGCTTCAAGCAACTGTCCCCAGGGACCTTCCGTTTCGTACAACATCTACCGCGGCACCACTCCCTACTTCATTCTGGGACCGGGAAACCTGCTCCAGCCCGGCTTCAGGGGAACGAGCTATACGGATAGGAGTGTCAACTCCCATGTGACCTACTATTACGTGGTCCGGGCCGAAGACTCCACGACGTCGAACGGCGGCCCGGCCAACGGCGGGAATGAAAGCTTCATGGATGTGGAACGACCCGGTACCGCCTGGTCGTCCTCGATGTCTCCCGGGACGTGGGCGGATGACGGGGGAGACACCGGAGCCAAAATGACCCTCAGCGGGGAATGGCACATCACCAACCTTCAAAACCATACGGGGGGAGGGCACTACAGTTACAGCGCCGCGCGTGACGGTCAACGCTATCCGCGCGGGGCGTGCGCCGCCATCACCACTCCACCTCTGGAGCTACAGCCCGATTCCAATCCCTTGCTTTCCTATTGGGTGAAGTACAACATTCATACGGGGTACGACGGTGTCGTTGTGGAAATCTCGATGGATGGAGGAAATACCTGGGTCACCGTGAATCCGAATGAGTTCTATCCAAGCAGCTTCTATAACACGCAGAACCCTCCAAGAAACGCCTGCGGATACCCGTCCGCACAGAAGTGTTTTTCCGGTCCCGCCGGTAATGCCGGCATGGTAGGATGGGCGAACTATACGCATAACCTGTCACCCTTCGCCGGGCAGACGGTGTTGATCCGGTGGAACCTGTCTTCCGATGATGTCGTTGAGTTCGAAGGGTTCTTTCTCGACGACATTGAAGTGACCTTTGCCAGCGTCAACGAGCCCTGTTATCGGCCCATCGGCAGCAGTCTGCCGCAGACCGGCCAGACCACCTGCTACAACGAAGCCGGGGCCCAGATCAGCTGTACCGGAACCGGCCAGGACGGAGAATTCCGGGCTGGAATTCCGTGGCCCGACCCACGGTTCACGGACAACGGGGACGGAACGGTTACGGATGAACTGACGGGTCTCATATGGCTGGCGGACTGTGGTTGTTTCAGCCCATCATCATGGCTGGATGCCCTGATTTCTATTGCGGCTCTCGCCAATAACCAGTGCGGTCTTTCCGACGGGTCCCAGGCCGGCGATTGGCGCCTCCCCAATGTCCTGGAGCTGGAGAGTTTATATAACTCCGGGGTGTTCAATTCCGCGAACTGGTTGAACACCCAGGGGTTCTCCTATGTTGTCGCAGGAAAGTCCGCGACTTCGACAGCACATCCCTATTCATCGGGATCTGATTTCACTGTTGATATGGCCTGGGGCTATGTGGATGCCGGAGGTGGGGGCCCATTGCTGCCTGTCAGGGGAATATCCTCACTCCCTGCGAGATTATGGCGTACCGGTGTGAAAGTGGTCACTGCTGAAGGAGACGACGGAGATCTTCGGGCTGGAGCGATCTGGCCCGATCCAAGGTTCACGGATAACGGCGACGGGACGGCCACCGATAACCTGACTGGCCTGATCTGGCTCAAAAATACAAACTGTGCCGGTACAGGCAGGACCTGGATCACCGGCTTTTCCGACGTGAACCAGCTCAACACCGACGGGACGATGAATGGGAACAACTGCCAGGACACGAGCAACGGGGGGAGCCATCAGACCGATTGGCGGGTGCCCAACCGCAAAGAAATCATCAGTCTTGTTGACTATTCACGCCTGGATGGATTACCCGAGAATCATCCCTTCATCAATCTTTGCAGTGATTACTGGACTTCCACCACCTTCAGGAGCCACCCGGATTGGGGTTGGTATTTCACAAGATCACTTTTCTTGACAATAACCGAGACCTCCAAAACGAGCTCCCTCTGCATCTGGCCGGTCCGGACAGGCTACAAGACGCTGACGATCTCGAAAACGGGAACGGGGAATGGGACCGTAACAAGCAATCCCCTGGGGATCGATTGCGGTGGAATTTGCAGCGGCTTCTATATGCAAGATGTGCAGGTTTCGCTCTCCGCCGAGGCGGAATCCGGTTCTGAGTTTATAGCGTGGGGTGGAGACTGTGACGCGAGCGGGCATGTCGTCGTCGATGGGGACAAGACCTGCACGGCCACGTTCAACGGCATCTGCACATTGACGGTGGACGTGACGCCCAACGGGACGACAACGGTGTGCGGGGGAGACTCCATCGTCTTCGCCGCGAATCTCACCGGCGGAACGGAATCCTTCACCTACCAGTGGACGGAAGACGGCGATGATATCCCCGGCGCGACAAACCCCACATACACGGCAAGCTATGTGACTGCACAATCCCATGATTACAACTGCAAGGTCTCCGATTCCTGGTGCTGTGTGGATATTATGGAAGATAACGATTCAACGGGTGAATGGGTCACGAAGCCAGGCAGTCCGTCCATCGCTGCCATCTCCGATGACGACGACTGTGCCCAGAGCGGCGTGACCATATCCTTTGTCGCAGGAGTGGACGCCTTATGCCACGATCTCGTCGTGGACGACGCGGTTGTGGCGACAGGGATCAACAGTCCCCATCAGCACGATCCCGGCGACACGGTCAGTCACACCTATGTCGTCCGGGCGGTAAACGGGGACTGCGAAGAGGACTCCGAGGCGCAGTTGTTCACAGACCAGGATAACTCCATCGGGGCCCCTGCCATTACAGGGATCACGGACAACGACGACTGCGCCCAGGACGGTGTGACGATCACCTTTACACCGGGCACCGGGGCGGACAGTCACGACCTCTGGGTGGATGGGAACGAGGTGGACACGGGGATCACCAGTCCTGTCGTCTTTGACCCCGGGGATACGTTGACCCACGTCTACATCGTCTGCGCCGTTAGCGCCTCCTGTACCGCCGACTCTACCGGCTACCCGTTCGCGGATGTCGATGACACACCTGTGCCTCCGGGCCCACCGATTGTGACGGACAGCTGCGGCGGTCTTATGGTCTCCTGGATGGCAACGCCGCCGGCGATCAGCTACAACGTTTACCGAAGGACAAACGGGTGCGGACCCAACAACTGGGGGAACGTCGCCACAGGGCTGACCGGAACTTCGTGGGAGGACACGGGAGTATCTTTGGGAACCGAATACGGGTACTACATCGAAGCATTCAATGACTGCGGAACGGTGACGGACGGCCGCTTTGCATGCGGAGAAGCTTTCAATACCATCGCGTGGCCCGGGGTCCCTTCGATCACTTCCGTGAACGACGCGCTTCCGGGATCCCGTACCGGCCTGTTGATTTCTTTCCTGGGCGGGAGCGGCGCGCAGAGTCACGATCTCTGGATGGACGGCCATGAGGTGGCCACAGGAATTACCAGTCCGTACCTGTACAACCCGGGGAACTGCAGTGTCCACTCCTTTGTCGTTCGCGCGATGGACGGAATCTGTACTACCAGCTCGGCTCCTCAAATCGGTCAGGATGACGGATGCGAAAGCGGTACGCCTCCGCCCATGGGGGATGGAGGGACGGCATCGGGAAATCCCATGACGATGGAAAAGGATGGGGATTTTATTACCTATAGCTATGACAGTACGACTTGCTATTCCAACGCAGCCGTTATGCTGTATGGCGCTCTGGGTACGTTTACTGCATATACCGGGACGGCGGACTGCGACGGTGACGGCACCTTTGATGCCGGTTCGCTGGGAAATGTCTGGTTTAACCTTGTGTGGGTGAACATGGCCAACACGGCGGGCCATCCCGGGTACGACGGGGACGGTCTGGCGCGAGGCCTGGAGGCAGCGGGAGTCGGGTGTGGAATCCTGGGTGATGATCCCGGCGACGGAGTCTGCGACTGAAGAATCGTTCTTTCGTTTGACATTAGAAAAAGAGCCGGATTTTGGAGAGCGACAGTTACGACTTCATGTTGACAAACTGGAGGGGGATTTCCAGGTTTTTCTCCTTCAGCATGTGAATGACGGCCTGGAGGTCATCGATTTTTTTCCCCGAAACCCGGACCTGCTGATCCTGCATTTTCACCTGTACCTTCAACTTCATGTCCTTGATGAGCTTTACAATCAGACGGGACGTGTCGGTGTCGATGCCTTCGATCAGGTTGACGTCCATTTTGAACTGCGCTTTGGCCGCAGGCTTGATCTCCTGAAAGCTGAGAACCTTCGGATCGATGGATCTCTTGACAATATTGCCGATCAGCTCTTCCTTGAGCGCCCGCATCTTCATCTCGTCTTCAGTCAGAATCGTAATCAGATGATCCTTCTTGTTGAGGTTGATTTCCGATTTGGAGTTCCGGAAGTCATACCGGGTCGTGATCATGCGGCGGGTCTGATTGACGGCGTTGTCGACTTCCTGCAAATCCAGCTTATTTACGATGTCAAATTCAGGCATGGTGCCTCCATGATTAAAAGATTGCTGATAGCCCTATTGTATCGCAATTGAAAAGGGTGACTGGAAACGGAGCGTTCTGCTCGTGGTACACTACGATAGCATTGAACGATCTTTCACAAGGGAGGAAGGTATGAAAAAGATTTGGATCATTGTATTGTTCGTTGTTATTGCAGTCTTCGGGTCTCTCTTTGCGGAAGGAACCTATACCTATGACGACTTCGAATCGAGCGAAATCTGCGCTTCCTGTCATGAATCGATTTACAGACAGTATGACCGATCCATGATGAGCCAGACCTTCACCCACATCTGGGATGAAGTGGAATACTATGAGCTGGCCCTTCCCCACGCACGAAAGCTCCCGAAGGTGGCGGAGGTCGAAGCGGGCTGCAACGGCTGTCATGCGCCGGTTGCCTTTCTGACCGGAGATATCCCCCCGAAAAAACCGGCTGAGGAAAGCCGCGCCAACGATTCGCTCTCCTGTGACCTGTGCCACACGATCACGGGATTCAAAGGCGAAGTTCCCTTTAACTTTAACTTTGTTGTGGAACCCGGCGAAACCAAGTATGGAACCCGCAAGGGAGGGGAGAGCACCTACCACGAAATCGCAGTCACTCCCTTCCTTCACACGGCGGAGTTCTGCGGAACCTGCCACAATGAAAAAGATCCTTACGGGATCTGGGTGAAATCAACTCACCTGGAATGGAAGGAGAGTCCTCAGGGGAAGGCCGGCGTGCTTTGCCAGGACTGTCACATGACGCCTGCCAGGAGTGCTTCGGTCACAGCCGGTGCTGTATACGACGACGTCCGACAGCATCTCTTCCATGGGGCGCACGATACGGGAAAACTCGAGGGAGCCGCGGAAATTCTTCTCTACGCCGATGCGAAAAAGGTGAAACCGGGGAAAACCCTCACCCTGGAAGCGTTCGTTCTGAATGCCAAAGCCGGGCACAGTATTCCAAGCGGTTCTGCGGAGGAGCGGCTCGTATGGCTTCACGTAGAGGCTAAAGATGCCAGAGGGAACACCTACCATCTTCCGGTCGACCCGAAGGGTTTCCCGGGCGAGGAGCTCCTGATTGCCGATCCAGAGGCCTATGCATATCAGGATATCGGCGATATCAAGGGGATTGATAACTTCAAGGGGATTAAGCGGGACGGGGACGTTCCGGCAGGGGACAGGATCTTCAGGCTTCCCTATCTCGATCCCGATGGAAGAATGACCATTGCTCAATGGCATACGGCTTCACTGGGCGTCGACTATCGATTGAAGCCCCTGGAAGCCAGGAGGGAGACCTTTACCTGGAAGGTTCCCAAAGATCTTCCCGAAGGTGATGTGACTATTCACGCGGAGGTTTTCTATTCGCGGCTGGTACCCTCTGTTGCCCGATACATGAAGATCCCCGAAGAGGAGTATGCACCCGTCAGCATGAACGCGGATAAGATCGTTCTGCCTGTGGTTTCAAAATAGGTTTCAAACCTGTGCAGGTATGTTGCTCCCCGGCTCGCCGGGGAGTTTTTCTTTTTCCAGATTGAATCAAACAGATTGTTTTCGGTAAACCATGAACATTCCCGTGTGGGTTTTTCTTGACACCCTTTCTCCTGTACGGTACGATTGAATGACAGCCCGGTAAAGAAAAAGGGCGAGAATGTATGGGTTTTTTGTACGAAACCTTGCAGAGATGAAGGGGGAAGCCTGCAGGTTTTGGTCATGATGGAATGAATGGCTGAAATGATGGTAGGAGAGAAACAAGGAGGATGCAAGTCATGAACCGAAGTTTCCTGGCCCTGTTTCTGTCAGTCGTATGGTTATGTGCCTCTTCCCCGGGAACCGCTGAATCGGTCGACCCCGATTCTATCCTCGCAAAATATGGCTCCACGATTCGGCAGATCCAGACGCCTTCGGATCTGGACATGGCAGTCCAGACCATGAGCGGGGAATATGGTTTAACGAAAGACCTCATGTCCTTCATTACGGATTTTTCCGGTGGAGCCTATACAACGCAAATTGAAACGATCATGAACATGCCGGTCCAGAAGTGGAATCCCAACGCGGGACCGGGCTGGGGGATGTACGAAATCCAGAATGTCAAAACGATCGTTACCAAGTACGAAAGCGTACCTGTGACCCAGAGGATTTCCAGCGGCATGAGTACGGTGGGGAAATGCCTGACTGCCTACAGCATCATGCAGGATTGCCTGGCTGCCTATCGTGGAGATGATCGGGCCAAGCTCTCCGCCGTTGCAAAGATGACAGGTGTGACTCGGGACTGGCTGATAGGGCAGATCGGCAGTAAGAGTCT from Thermoanaerobaculia bacterium encodes:
- a CDS encoding Fic family protein, translated to MSTFAPVFTITHRMTSAITRIERARGFLEAALLSEDWVKEMGARALILEAHHTTHIEGTRLTLDQAERLWNGETVPNADPDDTRELLNYRSAFEFISEALEYRDPITEVMIREIHRRLVEGVRGGSAAPGQYRKVQNYVVNSSTGEVIYTPPSAIDVPLMMTELVRWLNSNPDIHPVLVSGVAQFQLVHVHPFLDGNGRASRLLSTLCLYRAGYDFKRLFTISEFYDRDRQAFYTALQSVREHNMDMTVWLDYFITGLETQMIEVRERGEQAIRRDVLVKKHGLNERQARALAHLLQHGKLTIQDFESLCPDVNRRSLQRDLRGMLAKEIIIEVGVASTDPTRHYVPGKL
- a CDS encoding helix-turn-helix transcriptional regulator, producing MAQQKDQFIKRVKTVRKQLQMSQAQLAHALGVSFATVNRWENGKTAPSTLALRQFALFCREQSKKGKLPHMKVEP
- a CDS encoding S8 family serine peptidase, yielding MKRVFLFFVLVFFFGDAVGPLQGFIIPALREKTVSDLEKKDSNPDPSPAQALKILLEKQNRPSTEKNKPIVTLFDPLSVKDNGTLKANPDLILFRAGVFDPVVTIPSEIDFGLTCRRDAGTGPYLYIAQFNRTPGKSDKDHLNQIGAEVLYYIPNNAYILRLKPEQIPTVEKISSIRALFRLPKWAKIDPLIWTTMKDPVQIEILTAPGRDGVPVHRFLRHTFQDAEFMTTDYHHQRGCVVCSFSHDRLYEFLDTCSDLEDVLSMILYEPPELQNDHSIWVGQSYDWVNNTDYDVSATIWNQGILGTGQIVCVADGGLDTDMCFFRYNDSIESKTFPQFLNPPETGLLLPGNKVIAYYVQPGADEWDLYYFHGTRVSGSAVGDNYLTLSTPTYHGHDTGDGMAPNAQLVFQDVTNSSGFMAGLMGDLTDMFSQAYSAGARIHNDSWGLRRNAYYADALDMDEFMFRHEDFLFVVAMGNAGANPGDGTISVPATAKNVVSVGSTTNGGLGTLADDLINSSRGPVFDGRRKPDLVAPGEMIVSALGTESNVDDNCSTWSHTGSSYAAPTVSGLLALMRQYFMDGFYPTGSRAAENVRIPSGALLKACLINGAVPLGGIDTLTSGPVSTIPSNDQGWGRVHLDNVLYFTGDSRRLMTWDVRNANGLSTGEQVEYRVNVTSSTEPLEIHLVWTDPESTTLAAVNLVNNLDLEVVDPGGSTTYLGNVFSGGASTTGGSADFLNPVEGVLVPSPTTGMWTLRVKATAVNGTGTAPYSNRQGYALVATFADCASTISTPTGLNAVDTEILGIDLSWNSVAGATGYLIYRADGSSPDPEEYTLVGSTTFTNFEDTLVQGGYTYTYTVRAVDGCTESAASDTASATFSGACALRPDFAGLQTVINNTDTEDCELHLSWDPASSNCPQGPSVSYNIYRGTTPYFILGPGNLLQPGFRGTSYTDRSVNSHVTYYYVVRAEDSTTSNGGPANGGNESFMDVERPGTAWSSSMSPGTWADDGGDTGAKMTLSGEWHITNLQNHTGGGHYSYSAARDGQRYPRGACAAITTPPLELQPDSNPLLSYWVKYNIHTGYDGVVVEISMDGGNTWVTVNPNEFYPSSFYNTQNPPRNACGYPSAQKCFSGPAGNAGMVGWANYTHNLSPFAGQTVLIRWNLSSDDVVEFEGFFLDDIEVTFASVNEPCYRPIGSSLPQTGQTTCYNEAGAQISCTGTGQDGEFRAGIPWPDPRFTDNGDGTVTDELTGLIWLADCGCFSPSSWLDALISIAALANNQCGLSDGSQAGDWRLPNVLELESLYNSGVFNSANWLNTQGFSYVVAGKSATSTAHPYSSGSDFTVDMAWGYVDAGGGGPLLPVRGISSLPARLWRTGVKVVTAEGDDGDLRAGAIWPDPRFTDNGDGTATDNLTGLIWLKNTNCAGTGRTWITGFSDVNQLNTDGTMNGNNCQDTSNGGSHQTDWRVPNRKEIISLVDYSRLDGLPENHPFINLCSDYWTSTTFRSHPDWGWYFTRSLFLTITETSKTSSLCIWPVRTGYKTLTISKTGTGNGTVTSNPLGIDCGGICSGFYMQDVQVSLSAEAESGSEFIAWGGDCDASGHVVVDGDKTCTATFNGICTLTVDVTPNGTTTVCGGDSIVFAANLTGGTESFTYQWTEDGDDIPGATNPTYTASYVTAQSHDYNCKVSDSWCCVDIMEDNDSTGEWVTKPGSPSIAAISDDDDCAQSGVTISFVAGVDALCHDLVVDDAVVATGINSPHQHDPGDTVSHTYVVRAVNGDCEEDSEAQLFTDQDNSIGAPAITGITDNDDCAQDGVTITFTPGTGADSHDLWVDGNEVDTGITSPVVFDPGDTLTHVYIVCAVSASCTADSTGYPFADVDDTPVPPGPPIVTDSCGGLMVSWMATPPAISYNVYRRTNGCGPNNWGNVATGLTGTSWEDTGVSLGTEYGYYIEAFNDCGTVTDGRFACGEAFNTIAWPGVPSITSVNDALPGSRTGLLISFLGGSGAQSHDLWMDGHEVATGITSPYLYNPGNCSVHSFVVRAMDGICTTSSAPQIGQDDGCESGTPPPMGDGGTASGNPMTMEKDGDFITYSYDSTTCYSNAAVMLYGALGTFTAYTGTADCDGDGTFDAGSLGNVWFNLVWVNMANTAGHPGYDGDGLARGLEAAGVGCGILGDDPGDGVCD
- a CDS encoding YajQ family cyclic di-GMP-binding protein, with the translated sequence MPEFDIVNKLDLQEVDNAVNQTRRMITTRYDFRNSKSEINLNKKDHLITILTEDEMKMRALKEELIGNIVKRSIDPKVLSFQEIKPAAKAQFKMDVNLIEGIDTDTSRLIVKLIKDMKLKVQVKMQDQQVRVSGKKIDDLQAVIHMLKEKNLEIPLQFVNMKS
- a CDS encoding NapC/NirT family cytochrome c, producing the protein MKKIWIIVLFVVIAVFGSLFAEGTYTYDDFESSEICASCHESIYRQYDRSMMSQTFTHIWDEVEYYELALPHARKLPKVAEVEAGCNGCHAPVAFLTGDIPPKKPAEESRANDSLSCDLCHTITGFKGEVPFNFNFVVEPGETKYGTRKGGESTYHEIAVTPFLHTAEFCGTCHNEKDPYGIWVKSTHLEWKESPQGKAGVLCQDCHMTPARSASVTAGAVYDDVRQHLFHGAHDTGKLEGAAEILLYADAKKVKPGKTLTLEAFVLNAKAGHSIPSGSAEERLVWLHVEAKDARGNTYHLPVDPKGFPGEELLIADPEAYAYQDIGDIKGIDNFKGIKRDGDVPAGDRIFRLPYLDPDGRMTIAQWHTASLGVDYRLKPLEARRETFTWKVPKDLPEGDVTIHAEVFYSRLVPSVARYMKIPEEEYAPVSMNADKIVLPVVSK